From the genome of Spirochaetae bacterium HGW-Spirochaetae-1, one region includes:
- a CDS encoding aldo/keto reductase, whose translation MDMMQLGKSDLLVSRIILGTWATGGENWGPFNEEDAVQAVQAALDGGINTIDTAPAYGVGRAEELLGRLLEGKRQNIVIATKGGLNMSKRFPKDLSPQFLEEDLHNSLRRLRTDYIDLYQCHWPDPATPLEDTLAAMVRFREQGKIRHIGLCNYGREELMAAMKLAPIVSLQPQYSLLKRDIEEEIIGTCIDTGTDIISYGSLGAGMLTGKYSKPGAFEKTDVRSFFYKHFKARYWPAISDLLETMKIMAAGRNASPGNIALAWILSRRGISAAIVGARNSSQVQDNLLSLAVQLTDDEIGELDRLSALVYAEGNAR comes from the coding sequence ATGGATATGATGCAATTGGGGAAAAGCGACCTCCTCGTCTCCAGAATAATCCTGGGGACATGGGCCACGGGTGGAGAGAACTGGGGCCCCTTCAATGAAGAGGATGCGGTACAGGCGGTGCAAGCCGCCCTGGACGGGGGAATCAATACTATCGATACTGCCCCGGCCTATGGAGTCGGCCGTGCCGAAGAGCTCCTGGGACGGCTGCTGGAAGGAAAAAGACAAAACATCGTCATCGCCACAAAGGGAGGCCTCAACATGTCAAAACGCTTCCCCAAGGACCTCTCTCCGCAATTCCTTGAAGAAGACCTGCACAATTCACTCCGCCGGCTCCGGACCGACTACATCGATCTCTACCAGTGTCACTGGCCCGATCCCGCTACGCCCCTTGAAGACACCCTGGCTGCCATGGTCAGGTTCCGTGAACAGGGAAAAATCCGCCATATAGGCCTGTGCAATTACGGCCGTGAAGAACTTATGGCTGCAATGAAACTGGCACCCATAGTTTCACTGCAGCCCCAGTATTCGCTGCTCAAAAGGGATATTGAAGAAGAAATAATAGGGACCTGTATTGATACAGGCACAGATATCATATCCTATGGTTCTCTGGGAGCCGGGATGCTCACGGGAAAGTACAGTAAACCGGGCGCCTTTGAGAAAACCGACGTGCGGTCATTTTTCTACAAGCATTTCAAGGCACGGTACTGGCCGGCCATCTCGGATCTCCTGGAAACAATGAAAATAATGGCCGCCGGCCGGAATGCCTCGCCGGGAAATATCGCCCTGGCATGGATACTCTCCCGCAGGGGAATAAGCGCCGCCATCGTGGGCGCCCGCAACAGCAGCCAGGTTCAGGATAATCTCCTGTCACTTGCGGTGCAGCTTACAGATGATGAAATCGGGGAACTGGACAGGCTCTCGGCCCTGGTTTACGCGGAGGGCAATGCCCG